One genomic window of Mucilaginibacter sp. SJ includes the following:
- a CDS encoding DUF5808 domain-containing protein yields MEPPENSNNYKYGVFYYNKDDSRIIVPKRIKYTGWTLNFARPLSYLIIGGILAIVIVAWIVTPQK; encoded by the coding sequence ATGGAACCTCCAGAGAATAGTAATAATTATAAATACGGCGTATTTTATTACAACAAAGATGATAGTCGGATCATTGTGCCCAAAAGAATTAAGTACACGGGCTGGACTTTGAATTTTGCCCGCCCGTTAAGTTATTTGATTATAGGCGGGATACTGGCTATAGTAATTGTAGCATGGATAGTTACCCCGCAGAAATAA
- a CDS encoding DMT family transporter → MKKTLILLHIAVILAGFTGVFGKLVSLNEYFLTCYRTLFSFLFLVVIVWLKKPQFKYSWSNITEMGRAGLLIAFHWVFFYASIKYSNVSVGVVCYCLTSFFTAFLSPLINKKPFNITELLLSMLTLAGIGLIFHFDTSFRTGIILGVISSFLASLYTILNERLVKKYDSTVMNLYQMLAGSVALILASPLYLYFFPSKTIMPGTLDVIYLLLLSLFCTVGLYVMVAEVLRKMSAFTVNLTFNLEPVYSILLAMILFNESRQLNLSFYAGLLIIIISVILQAGLSRRNRMAEGSL, encoded by the coding sequence ATGAAAAAAACACTTATTCTATTACATATAGCCGTCATTCTGGCGGGTTTTACAGGCGTATTTGGGAAGCTGGTCTCATTAAATGAATATTTTCTCACCTGTTACCGTACACTATTTTCTTTTTTATTCCTGGTTGTTATTGTGTGGCTCAAAAAGCCGCAATTTAAGTACTCATGGAGTAACATAACGGAAATGGGTAGGGCTGGATTACTAATTGCCTTTCACTGGGTGTTTTTTTATGCCAGCATCAAATATTCCAACGTTTCGGTAGGCGTAGTTTGCTATTGCCTCACCAGTTTTTTCACTGCATTTCTGTCTCCGCTTATCAACAAAAAACCTTTCAATATAACCGAGTTACTATTAAGTATGCTTACGCTGGCGGGTATTGGCCTGATCTTTCATTTTGATACCTCATTCAGAACGGGGATCATACTCGGTGTAATATCATCTTTCCTGGCATCCCTTTATACCATATTGAACGAGCGTCTGGTTAAAAAGTATGATTCAACCGTTATGAACTTGTATCAGATGCTGGCCGGATCTGTCGCGCTGATACTGGCCTCACCGCTATATCTTTACTTCTTTCCTTCAAAAACGATAATGCCAGGCACATTGGATGTAATTTATTTGCTGCTTTTATCGCTTTTTTGCACGGTTGGGCTGTATGTTATGGTGGCCGAGGTTTTGAGGAAAATGTCTGCCTTTACGGTTAACCTAACCTTTAACCTGGAGCCTGTTTACAGTATTTTACTGGCAATGATTTTATTCAATGAATCCCGGCAACTTAATTTATCCTTTTACGCAGGCTTGTTGATCATCATAATATCCGTGATTTTACAGGCTGGGTTAAGCCGGCGGAATAGGATGGCAGAAGGTTCGTTATAG
- a CDS encoding response regulator: MLQIVLLEDNLHYRRGLEQIIHDMSGVTLIGSYTNAEAVLKKIDQLNPDIFIVDINLEGMSGIEFIRRAKPFVPDAEFLMCTINDDNTNIFESLKSGATGYMLKESSADEIRNAITEIAAGGSPMSAYISRRVIASFNTDADKPPAPATENLTEREVEVLNLLARGLQYKEIADRLDISTGTVKKHIRNTYIKLQVQNKVEAINKFRAI, translated from the coding sequence ATGCTCCAGATAGTTTTATTAGAGGATAATTTACATTACCGGCGCGGGCTGGAACAGATTATTCATGATATGAGCGGCGTAACTTTAATTGGTTCTTATACCAATGCCGAAGCCGTATTAAAAAAAATTGACCAGCTTAATCCGGATATCTTTATCGTTGATATAAACCTTGAGGGCATGTCGGGCATTGAGTTTATACGGCGGGCCAAGCCTTTTGTCCCCGATGCCGAATTTTTGATGTGCACCATCAACGACGACAATACCAATATTTTTGAATCCTTAAAGAGCGGCGCTACCGGCTATATGCTCAAAGAATCTTCGGCCGATGAGATCAGAAATGCCATCACCGAAATCGCGGCCGGCGGTTCGCCCATGAGTGCCTATATCTCGCGAAGGGTCATTGCTTCATTCAATACCGACGCTGATAAACCGCCCGCCCCTGCCACCGAAAACCTCACCGAACGCGAGGTTGAAGTACTTAACCTCCTGGCGCGCGGACTCCAGTACAAAGAAATCGCCGATCGCCTTGATATCTCCACCGGAACCGTTAAAAAACACATCCGCAATACCTACATCAAACTGCAGGTTCAAAACAAAGTAGAGGCTATTAATAAATTCCGCGCAATCTGA
- a CDS encoding HAD family hydrolase, whose translation MINTIIFDLGAVLIDWNPHYMYRTLFTDEQEMIDFLADICTSDWNEEQDAGRSLQEGTDLLVAQFPEHEANIRAFYSRWIEMLGEPFHDTVEIFKQLKESGKYKIYALTNWSAETFPMARERFDFLGWFDGIVVSGAEKMRKPTLAFYQTLLDRYHVNADEALFIDDNYRNILAAEKMGIKCIHFTSAEALEVELKGLEVL comes from the coding sequence ATGATCAACACCATAATATTCGATCTGGGAGCCGTTTTAATTGACTGGAACCCGCATTATATGTATCGTACCCTGTTTACTGATGAACAGGAAATGATAGACTTTTTGGCTGATATCTGTACTTCCGACTGGAATGAGGAGCAGGATGCCGGCCGGTCCTTACAGGAAGGCACAGATCTGCTTGTTGCCCAATTTCCGGAACATGAGGCTAATATCCGTGCTTTTTATTCCCGCTGGATAGAAATGCTTGGCGAGCCTTTTCACGATACGGTAGAGATCTTCAAACAATTAAAAGAAAGCGGTAAATACAAAATCTACGCATTGACCAACTGGTCGGCCGAAACTTTTCCGATGGCCCGGGAGCGTTTCGATTTTTTAGGCTGGTTTGATGGCATTGTGGTATCCGGCGCCGAAAAAATGCGTAAACCCACCCTTGCCTTTTATCAAACGCTGCTTGATCGTTACCATGTAAATGCTGATGAGGCTTTATTTATTGACGATAATTACCGTAATATTTTAGCGGCAGAAAAGATGGGCATCAAATGCATCCACTTTACATCGGCCGAAGCTTTGGAGGTAGAATTGAAGGGGCTGGAAGTTTTGTAA
- the ltrA gene encoding group II intron reverse transcriptase/maturase — MLEEILDYRNISKALKQVMSNKGAGGVDGMQTDELRDYLNEHWRPLKTSILEGSYQPSPVRKVEIPKPTGGRRMLGIPTVIDRLLQQAISQWLSPQYEPEFSKTSYGFRPGKNARQAVMQAQEYLNEGKTRIVELDLEKFFDRVNHDKLMGSLSRKVKDKRILALIGSYLRSGIMEGGVSSVRLEGTPQGSPLSPLLSNIMLDELDRELIRRGHSFVRYADDCSIYLKNWKSAHRVEGSIIRYVEKELKLKVNRTKTKVSAPAKSTLLGFSFYRSKGKWEIRLSNLTVKRIQGKIRRHTERKHPNPIAEKIRELETVIMGWINYFWIATAKSQMRMLDELVRTRLRICQWKQWKLPKARVKRLIKLGVKKRKAYEWGNSSKGYCRVAHSPILQTTLNNLYFNNLGYTGFENRYFWKTKHQLSIF; from the coding sequence ATGCTCGAAGAAATACTTGATTACAGGAACATCAGCAAAGCGCTGAAACAGGTAATGAGCAATAAAGGCGCTGGTGGGGTTGACGGTATGCAGACCGATGAACTTCGCGACTACCTGAACGAGCACTGGCGTCCGCTCAAAACAAGTATTTTAGAGGGCAGTTATCAACCAAGCCCGGTACGGAAAGTAGAAATCCCCAAGCCCACAGGCGGTCGCCGGATGTTAGGCATACCAACCGTAATCGACAGGCTCCTTCAACAAGCCATCAGTCAATGGCTAAGTCCGCAATACGAACCGGAGTTTTCCAAAACAAGTTACGGTTTCAGGCCAGGCAAGAACGCCCGTCAGGCGGTCATGCAGGCCCAGGAGTACCTCAATGAAGGTAAAACAAGGATAGTAGAGTTGGACTTGGAAAAGTTCTTCGACCGTGTCAACCACGACAAACTCATGGGATCGCTATCAAGAAAGGTAAAAGATAAACGCATCCTTGCGTTGATCGGCAGCTATCTGCGCAGCGGTATTATGGAAGGCGGGGTTTCAAGCGTCCGATTGGAAGGCACCCCACAGGGTTCACCGCTTAGCCCTCTACTTTCCAACATTATGTTAGATGAACTGGACAGAGAACTTATACGGCGCGGGCACAGCTTTGTGAGGTACGCCGACGATTGCAGCATCTACCTTAAGAACTGGAAATCAGCTCATAGGGTAGAAGGCAGTATTATCCGGTACGTAGAAAAGGAGCTTAAGCTAAAAGTGAACAGGACAAAGACGAAAGTCAGCGCCCCGGCGAAAAGCACGCTTTTAGGCTTCTCTTTCTATCGCAGCAAAGGAAAATGGGAGATACGGCTATCGAATCTGACGGTAAAACGGATTCAAGGTAAGATTCGCCGGCATACGGAGCGGAAGCACCCGAACCCAATAGCCGAAAAGATAAGAGAATTGGAGACGGTCATCATGGGCTGGATAAATTATTTTTGGATAGCCACGGCAAAATCGCAGATGCGAATGTTGGATGAACTGGTACGAACCCGTTTACGGATATGCCAATGGAAACAATGGAAGCTACCAAAAGCAAGGGTGAAGCGGCTAATAAAGCTGGGCGTTAAGAAAAGGAAAGCTTATGAGTGGGGAAATAGCAGTAAGGGATACTGTCGGGTAGCCCACAGCCCCATACTGCAAACCACGCTTAACAATCTGTACTTTAATAACTTAGGATACACAGGGTTCGAGAACAGATACTTTTGGAAAACTAAACACCAGTTATCTATATTCTGA
- the cysM gene encoding cysteine synthase CysM, producing the protein MASLIDLIGNTPMVEIKKLNPNPKVRIFAKLEGNNPGGSVKDRASLNMIRSAIERGDIKPGTKLIEATSGNTGIALAMIARLFDLEIELVMPSNSTRERTLTMEAFGAKVTLLEGIELCRDYAEEKAATGEYFLLNQFANPDNYMAHVKTTGPEIWRDTEGKITHFVSAMGTTGTIMGCSRYFKEQNPDIQIVGCQPVEGSSIPGIRRWPEEYLPKIFDAKRVDRVMDISQEEATQMARQMAKVEGVFAGMSSGGALSAAIRLAEELEEGVIVFICCDRGDRYLSSELFG; encoded by the coding sequence ATGGCTTCATTGATAGACCTGATAGGCAACACGCCTATGGTAGAAATTAAAAAGCTGAACCCAAATCCAAAAGTGCGGATCTTCGCCAAGCTGGAAGGCAATAATCCGGGCGGCAGCGTAAAAGACCGTGCGTCGCTCAACATGATCAGGAGTGCTATCGAGCGCGGCGATATTAAACCCGGCACTAAGCTCATTGAAGCAACCAGCGGCAATACCGGTATTGCATTGGCTATGATTGCAAGGTTGTTTGATCTGGAAATAGAGCTGGTGATGCCATCCAACTCCACCCGCGAACGTACGCTTACCATGGAAGCCTTTGGTGCTAAAGTTACGTTGCTTGAAGGGATAGAGCTTTGCCGCGATTATGCTGAAGAAAAAGCCGCTACCGGTGAGTATTTTCTGTTGAACCAGTTTGCTAACCCGGATAACTATATGGCCCATGTAAAAACTACCGGCCCGGAAATTTGGCGGGATACCGAAGGCAAGATCACCCATTTTGTAAGCGCGATGGGTACCACGGGCACCATCATGGGCTGTTCAAGATATTTTAAGGAGCAAAACCCTGATATTCAGATTGTGGGCTGCCAGCCGGTTGAAGGGTCTTCCATCCCGGGTATCCGCAGGTGGCCCGAGGAATACCTGCCCAAGATTTTTGATGCCAAACGGGTTGACAGGGTAATGGATATTTCGCAGGAAGAAGCTACTCAAATGGCCCGACAAATGGCTAAGGTTGAAGGCGTATTTGCAGGCATGAGCAGCGGCGGTGCACTATCTGCGGCAATACGATTAGCTGAAGAGCTTGAAGAAGGCGTTATTGTATTTATTTGCTGTGACCGGGGCGACAGGTATTTGAGTAGCGAGTTATTTGGATAA
- a CDS encoding nuclear transport factor 2 family protein: MKDQIIEAVTALFSGADERDWTKVKNALAENVELDYSSMTGNPASLVSSNNIVTAWRGFLPGFEKTHHQLADFYVMQNGSVALVHYYGKAEHFIGDELWIVEGTYDTELIETDGKWIITKHKLNLIKQDGNMDLPALAAAKVSEQS; the protein is encoded by the coding sequence ATGAAAGATCAAATAATTGAAGCCGTAACGGCCTTGTTCAGCGGAGCTGATGAACGCGACTGGACCAAAGTTAAAAATGCACTTGCCGAAAATGTTGAGCTTGATTATAGCTCCATGACCGGAAACCCGGCAAGCCTTGTATCATCCAATAATATCGTAACGGCATGGCGCGGCTTTTTGCCCGGCTTCGAAAAAACCCATCATCAACTGGCCGATTTTTATGTCATGCAAAACGGATCGGTAGCGCTTGTACACTATTACGGCAAAGCCGAGCATTTTATTGGTGATGAGCTTTGGATTGTTGAAGGCACTTATGATACCGAGCTCATTGAAACCGATGGCAAATGGATCATCACCAAACATAAACTTAACCTCATTAAACAGGATGGCAATATGGATTTGCCGGCACTGGCGGCAGCGAAGGTATCTGAGCAGAGCTGA
- a CDS encoding homoserine kinase: protein MENTINDLKKPTPSAPPLGGGGGIKVFAPATVANVVCGFDVLGFAVDEPGDEVIMRVTGKPGITLSKITGDDGRLPLDPAKNTVSVSVQHYLQSVGRTDIGLDIELHKKMPIGSGLGSSSASTVAGLFAIKTLLGDDSDPIELLPFAMKGEEMACGHGHADNVAPALFGGFVLIRSYEPLDVVRLPHPKNLWCAIVFPDVDVPTREARQIIRKNIQMKDAVTQWGNIAGLVSGLFMQDIDLIGRSMKDVLVEPVRSMLIPDFYKMREMAMGLGAVSFGISGSGPSVFAFTKDEATARAITQKLQQHLTGLKIGSNSYVSTINDAGPKVLG from the coding sequence ATGGAAAATACAATAAATGATTTAAAGAAGCCAACTCCGTCAGCCCCCCCTTTAGGGGGCGGGGGGGGAATTAAGGTTTTCGCCCCGGCAACTGTGGCTAACGTTGTTTGCGGTTTTGATGTGCTGGGCTTTGCGGTTGATGAACCTGGCGATGAGGTGATCATGCGAGTGACCGGCAAACCGGGCATTACCCTCAGCAAAATTACCGGAGATGATGGTCGCCTGCCGCTCGATCCGGCGAAGAATACCGTGAGTGTCAGCGTTCAGCATTATTTACAAAGTGTTGGCCGTACCGACATTGGTTTAGATATCGAACTGCACAAAAAAATGCCTATCGGCAGCGGATTGGGTTCAAGCTCGGCCAGTACAGTTGCCGGTTTGTTTGCTATCAAAACCTTATTAGGCGATGATTCCGACCCTATAGAACTGCTTCCTTTTGCTATGAAGGGCGAGGAAATGGCCTGCGGTCATGGCCATGCGGACAACGTTGCTCCTGCCCTGTTTGGTGGTTTTGTGCTGATCCGTAGTTATGAACCGCTTGATGTGGTAAGGCTGCCGCATCCTAAAAACCTGTGGTGCGCCATCGTATTCCCTGATGTGGATGTACCCACGCGTGAAGCAAGGCAAATCATTCGTAAAAACATCCAGATGAAGGATGCTGTAACCCAATGGGGCAATATTGCCGGCTTAGTAAGCGGTTTATTTATGCAGGATATCGACTTGATTGGCCGCAGTATGAAAGATGTGCTCGTTGAGCCGGTACGCTCTATGCTAATCCCTGATTTTTATAAAATGCGTGAAATGGCCATGGGACTTGGCGCGGTAAGCTTTGGTATATCAGGCTCAGGTCCTTCAGTATTTGCCTTTACCAAAGACGAAGCCACCGCACGAGCCATCACCCAAAAGCTGCAACAGCACTTAACCGGTTTAAAAATCGGATCCAATAGCTACGTGTCAACTATAAATGACGCCGGACCGAAGGTTTTGGGGTAG
- the thrC gene encoding threonine synthase, translated as MKLYSTNNTLSKVSFKDAVFNSMPQDKGLYMPYSIPRLDADFINNLDKYTLPEIAFKVAQNLLGDSIPEADLKALIDDAINFPAPIVKLEDNVYVLELFHGPSLAFKDFGARFMSRVMSYFLEPGEKQLDVLVATSGDTGGAVALGFLGVPNTRVTILYPKGKVSGVQEQQLTTNGQNIRALEVDGTFDDCQALVKQAFVDEELNAKFRLTSANSINIARLVPQTFYYFNAYAQLLRQGIKKVVFSVPSGNFGNIGAGLLAWKMGLPVEKFIAATNVNDTVPEFLKTGVYQPKPSVATLSNAMDVGNPSNWVRIADLFKNDTEALKELVVGFKYDDEETVKAINWVFDNYNYVVCPHTAIAWQALTDYKQDHAAIDTAGVFLSTAHPCKFPDVFSDEVAAKIEVPEQVKELESKTKLAVAISKDFADFKGYLLGVN; from the coding sequence ATGAAACTCTACAGTACCAATAATACCCTATCTAAAGTATCGTTCAAAGACGCGGTTTTTAACAGTATGCCGCAGGATAAAGGCTTATACATGCCTTACAGCATCCCGCGTTTGGATGCTGATTTTATCAACAACCTTGATAAATATACACTGCCCGAAATCGCTTTTAAAGTAGCACAAAATCTGCTTGGCGACTCTATTCCGGAGGCCGATTTGAAAGCCTTGATCGATGATGCCATTAACTTCCCTGCTCCTATTGTAAAGCTGGAAGACAATGTATATGTCCTCGAGCTTTTCCACGGACCATCGCTTGCATTTAAAGATTTTGGCGCTCGTTTTATGAGCCGCGTAATGAGCTATTTCCTTGAACCCGGCGAAAAACAACTGGACGTACTGGTTGCCACAAGCGGCGATACCGGGGGTGCCGTAGCCCTTGGCTTTTTAGGCGTACCTAACACCCGTGTTACTATTCTTTACCCTAAAGGCAAGGTAAGCGGCGTGCAGGAGCAGCAGCTTACCACAAACGGCCAAAACATCCGCGCCCTTGAGGTTGACGGCACTTTTGATGACTGCCAGGCATTGGTGAAACAAGCTTTTGTTGATGAGGAATTGAATGCAAAATTCCGTCTTACATCTGCTAACTCTATCAATATTGCACGTTTGGTACCGCAAACGTTTTATTATTTCAACGCCTATGCACAACTGCTAAGGCAGGGCATTAAAAAAGTAGTATTCTCGGTACCGAGCGGCAACTTCGGCAATATAGGCGCTGGCCTGTTAGCCTGGAAAATGGGCTTACCTGTCGAAAAATTTATTGCGGCTACCAATGTTAATGATACCGTGCCTGAGTTTTTAAAAACCGGCGTTTATCAACCCAAACCATCAGTAGCTACGCTTTCAAACGCCATGGATGTAGGTAACCCAAGCAATTGGGTACGTATCGCCGACCTGTTTAAAAACGATACCGAGGCGCTTAAAGAACTGGTTGTTGGCTTTAAGTACGACGACGAGGAAACTGTAAAAGCTATCAACTGGGTATTTGATAACTATAATTATGTGGTTTGCCCACACACCGCTATCGCATGGCAGGCCCTTACTGATTATAAACAGGACCATGCTGCTATTGATACAGCCGGTGTATTCCTGTCAACCGCGCACCCTTGCAAATTCCCGGATGTTTTCAGCGATGAGGTTGCTGCTAAAATTGAAGTACCCGAGCAGGTAAAAGAACTGGAATCAAAAACCAAACTGGCAGTAGCCATCAGTAAAGATTTTGCTGATTTTAAAGGCTATCTTTTAGGGGTTAATTAA
- the epsC gene encoding serine O-acetyltransferase EpsC, with product MSQDFYQHIFAKQQKLEAVPSNKEITAWALKVIHLLYPEQTGQQYASIEELKDEFFRLEDELCEIMHATKACSNCDTSKLAKKFFESLPELFRVLNTDIQAIFNGDPAARSEFEVIRTYPGFYAISLYRVAHSLYIDDIPLLPRILTEYAHSKTGIDIHPAAKIDEYFYIDHGTGIVIGESCKIGKHVKLYQGVTLGALSVDKSMANTKRHPTVEDNVVIYSGATILGGETIIGHNSVVGGNVWLTKSLPPNSRVYHTPNHRVLKRLSIKLFGHKK from the coding sequence ATGAGTCAGGATTTTTATCAACATATATTTGCTAAACAGCAAAAGCTGGAGGCCGTGCCTTCAAACAAGGAAATTACAGCATGGGCACTAAAAGTGATCCATTTGCTGTATCCCGAACAAACCGGGCAACAATATGCCTCGATTGAGGAACTGAAGGATGAGTTTTTTAGGCTTGAAGACGAACTGTGCGAAATTATGCACGCCACTAAAGCCTGCAGCAATTGCGATACTTCAAAGCTGGCCAAAAAATTTTTCGAAAGCCTTCCCGAGTTGTTCCGCGTCCTGAATACCGACATCCAGGCCATTTTTAATGGCGACCCTGCCGCTCGCAGCGAATTTGAAGTGATCCGTACCTATCCGGGCTTTTATGCTATTTCGCTTTACAGGGTGGCGCACAGCCTTTATATCGATGATATTCCTCTGTTGCCAAGGATCCTTACAGAATATGCGCATTCTAAAACAGGGATAGATATTCATCCTGCTGCCAAAATAGACGAGTATTTCTATATAGATCATGGCACCGGTATTGTTATTGGCGAAAGCTGTAAAATAGGTAAGCATGTAAAGCTGTACCAGGGCGTTACTTTAGGTGCTTTAAGTGTGGATAAAAGTATGGCCAATACCAAGCGACACCCGACGGTGGAGGATAATGTGGTGATTTACTCGGGGGCTACCATTTTAGGCGGCGAAACCATCATCGGGCACAACAGTGTGGTAGGAGGAAACGTTTGGCTCACCAAGAGTTTGCCGCCAAATTCAAGGGTATACCACACACCTAACCACAGGGTACTGAAAAGATTGAGCATTAAATTGTTCGGACACAAGAAATAG
- the thrA gene encoding bifunctional aspartate kinase/homoserine dehydrogenase I encodes MKVLKFGGTSVGSVSSIQTLLSILKDEVKNEEKPVVVLSAMGGVTNLLSAMAEDAANGKEFTAGLAELEKRHFDTVKALLDVQNQNPALTRLKIHFNQLEELLQGVLTLRELTPKTRDQVLAFGERCSTLMVSKVAAQHFGDVLFVDAADVIKTDSAFGNAKVNTELTERLVQGLYAENKGKTLIVTGFIASNDAGQTTTLGRGGSDYTAAIFGAALNAQEIQIWTDVNGMMTADPRMVKKAFSLTELTYTEAMELSYFGAKVIYPPTMIPAFLKKIPIVIKNTFEPEFEGTVIRHDCKASTLPIKGISSINNISILNLEGSGMVGKSGFSGRLFSLLAREQINVILITQSSSEHSITFAVQPQDTERAKQVIEQEFELELAAKKLEHLVIEKNLAILAIVGENMKQTPGMSGKLFHALGRNGVNVRAIAQGSSEYNISVIISANDLSKALNAVHDAFFVQLTKTLHAFCLGTGNIGKTLFNQLNAHSEYLKDNNGIQVKIAGISNTRKMTFNSDGISLDTWQDVIQSSPYEADLQGFINRMKEMNLPNCVFIDNTASPIPIGFYEEVFKANISVITCNKIGNSGSYQQYRMFKDTARAHGVDFFYETNVGAGLPIINTLKNLMNSGDRVQRIEAILSGTISFIFNNFKGDANFHDVVKEAQDKGYTEPDPRDDLSGKDFMRKMLILARDAGYAMEEADVEIESVLPKASLEAKTVEDFYKTLKTEDAHFAKLKDAAEKDGKVLRYIGKLEDGKVTITLQMVDENHPFYMLSGSDNIISFTTDRYRERPLVVKGPGAGAEVTAAGVFADLINVGAN; translated from the coding sequence ATGAAAGTTTTAAAATTCGGAGGTACTTCCGTTGGATCTGTAAGCAGCATCCAAACCCTGTTAAGCATCCTGAAGGATGAAGTAAAAAATGAAGAAAAGCCGGTGGTGGTATTATCTGCCATGGGCGGTGTAACCAACCTGCTTTCGGCCATGGCCGAAGATGCGGCAAACGGCAAAGAGTTTACCGCAGGCTTAGCCGAATTGGAGAAACGTCACTTTGATACGGTTAAAGCCCTTTTGGATGTGCAAAACCAAAACCCGGCGCTTACCCGTTTAAAAATTCACTTCAACCAGCTGGAAGAACTTTTACAGGGCGTGCTTACCCTTCGCGAACTTACCCCGAAAACGCGTGATCAGGTACTGGCCTTCGGCGAACGTTGCTCAACGCTGATGGTGAGCAAGGTTGCAGCCCAGCATTTTGGCGATGTGCTTTTTGTTGATGCTGCAGATGTGATCAAAACCGACAGCGCCTTCGGTAACGCTAAGGTAAATACCGAACTTACCGAAAGACTGGTACAAGGCCTGTATGCCGAAAACAAAGGCAAAACACTGATCGTTACTGGTTTCATCGCCTCAAACGACGCCGGGCAGACTACAACTTTAGGCCGCGGAGGTTCTGATTATACCGCGGCTATCTTCGGCGCGGCATTAAACGCGCAGGAAATTCAAATCTGGACAGATGTTAACGGTATGATGACCGCCGACCCGCGGATGGTGAAAAAAGCGTTCTCCTTAACCGAGCTTACTTATACCGAGGCTATGGAGCTTTCCTACTTCGGCGCCAAGGTGATCTATCCGCCAACCATGATCCCGGCTTTCCTTAAAAAGATCCCTATTGTTATCAAAAATACTTTTGAGCCGGAGTTTGAAGGTACCGTGATCCGTCATGACTGCAAGGCTTCTACCCTGCCAATCAAAGGAATCTCATCTATCAACAATATCAGTATCCTCAATTTAGAGGGCAGCGGTATGGTAGGCAAATCAGGCTTTAGCGGCCGCTTGTTCTCCTTGCTTGCCCGCGAGCAGATCAACGTGATCCTGATCACCCAGTCATCATCTGAGCATAGTATCACCTTCGCGGTACAGCCACAGGATACCGAAAGGGCTAAACAAGTTATCGAGCAGGAGTTTGAACTGGAGCTTGCCGCCAAAAAATTGGAGCACCTGGTTATTGAAAAGAATCTGGCCATCCTGGCCATTGTTGGCGAAAACATGAAACAAACCCCGGGCATGTCGGGCAAGTTGTTCCATGCACTTGGCCGTAACGGTGTAAACGTAAGGGCCATTGCTCAGGGTTCGTCAGAATATAATATCTCAGTGATCATCTCGGCCAATGATTTGTCAAAAGCATTGAACGCAGTACATGACGCCTTCTTTGTACAGCTCACCAAAACCCTGCATGCATTTTGTTTAGGTACCGGCAACATTGGTAAAACGCTTTTTAATCAGCTTAATGCCCATAGCGAATACCTGAAAGACAACAATGGTATCCAGGTTAAAATAGCGGGGATCAGCAATACCCGCAAAATGACATTCAACAGCGATGGTATCTCTTTAGACACCTGGCAGGATGTTATTCAATCGTCGCCTTACGAGGCAGATCTGCAGGGCTTTATCAACCGTATGAAGGAAATGAACCTGCCTAACTGTGTATTTATTGATAATACTGCAAGTCCTATTCCCATCGGTTTTTACGAGGAGGTTTTTAAAGCCAATATCTCGGTGATCACCTGTAATAAAATAGGTAACTCGGGCAGCTATCAGCAATACCGTATGTTTAAAGATACCGCCCGTGCGCATGGTGTCGATTTCTTTTACGAAACCAACGTTGGCGCTGGCTTGCCTATCATCAATACTCTTAAAAATCTGATGAACAGCGGCGACAGGGTGCAGCGTATCGAAGCAATACTTTCGGGCACTATATCGTTCATCTTTAATAACTTTAAGGGCGATGCTAATTTCCACGATGTGGTGAAAGAAGCGCAAGACAAAGGCTATACCGAACCAGACCCGCGTGACGACCTGAGCGGTAAGGACTTTATGCGTAAAATGCTCATCCTTGCCCGCGATGCCGGGTATGCTATGGAAGAGGCCGACGTTGAAATAGAAAGCGTACTGCCAAAAGCAAGCCTTGAAGCTAAAACCGTTGAGGATTTTTACAAAACCTTAAAAACCGAAGACGCTCATTTTGCCAAACTAAAAGATGCAGCCGAAAAAGACGGCAAAGTATTGCGTTACATTGGCAAGTTAGAGGACGGTAAAGTAACTATCACCCTGCAAATGGTTGATGAAAACCATCCTTTCTACATGCTTTCGGGCAGTGATAACATCATATCCTTCACTACCGACAGGTACCGCGAGCGCCCGCTGGTTGTAAAAGGCCCCGGTGCAGGTGCCGAAGTAACCGCCGCCGGCGTATTTGCTGATTTAATAAATGTGGGCGCTAATTAG